The following are encoded together in the Salmonella enterica subsp. enterica serovar Choleraesuis genome:
- a CDS encoding ATPase: MLKVCSARLAFGSQPLLEGGFTIKAGEILTITGPSGSGKSTLLQWLIGAPPADLQAQGQIWLNERRCDVLPTERRQIGILFQEPLLFTHLSVGENLLLGIPGGWRQRTRRRALADDALESAGLGGFARRDPATLSGGQKARIGLLRALLAHPQALLLDEPFAHLDPELRHQFRQWVFSELARLQIPVILVSHHQEDIPASGRVIRINNGSLVATG, encoded by the coding sequence ATGTTGAAAGTCTGTAGTGCCCGCCTGGCATTTGGCAGCCAGCCGTTGCTAGAGGGTGGGTTTACGATAAAGGCCGGAGAAATATTAACAATTACCGGCCCCTCAGGAAGCGGTAAATCGACTCTGCTGCAATGGCTTATCGGCGCACCACCGGCAGACCTTCAGGCTCAGGGCCAGATCTGGCTGAATGAGCGCCGCTGTGATGTTTTACCCACCGAGCGTCGACAGATTGGTATCTTATTTCAGGAGCCGCTGCTGTTTACCCATCTAAGCGTAGGGGAGAATTTGCTGCTGGGTATTCCCGGCGGCTGGCGTCAACGCACCCGGCGTCGGGCGCTGGCGGATGATGCGCTGGAGTCTGCCGGATTGGGTGGCTTTGCCCGGCGAGATCCGGCAACGCTTTCTGGCGGCCAAAAAGCGCGAATTGGCCTTCTGCGCGCTCTGCTAGCCCATCCGCAGGCGCTATTGCTCGATGAACCCTTCGCTCACCTGGATCCTGAGCTACGCCATCAGTTTCGCCAATGGGTCTTCAGCGAACTGGCCCGTTTGCAAATCCCGGTAATACTGGTTAGCCATCATCAGGAAGATATTCCTGCTTCCGGGCGGGTAATACGCATCAATAACGGCAGCTTAGTGGCGACAGGCTGA
- the ynjE gene encoding thiosulfate sulfurtransferase YnjE produces MKRVSPLTALALALSFCSSVMAADKMAPLSSSELQSRQGAIVDTRPSAFYNGWPEASGSASGHEAGALNLSASWLSEMNDNALSGWAARHGLNTNRTIALYGSKDQVEAVKQRLNALGYNQVTTLSDALTQPARLQRLAHYEQLVYPQWIADLQAGKNVANKPAGDWKLLEAGWGQPKKYVLSHIPGADYIDTNEVESEPLWNKVSDEKLAQMLSSHGIRHDTTVVLYGRDVYAAARVAQIMLYAGVKDVRLLDGGWRTWSDSGLPVSRGWPDKVTPTPEFGASIPGQPQIMTDMNQAKAMLHRRDASLVSIRSWPEFIGTTSGYSYIKPMGDIAGARWGHAGSDATHMEDFHNPDGTMRSESDITTMWQHWNITKDQQVAFYCGTGWRAAEAFMYARAMGWPKISLYDGGWYEWSSFPNNPTVSGERGPDKI; encoded by the coding sequence ATGAAACGTGTTTCTCCCTTAACCGCGCTGGCGCTTGCCCTGAGTTTTTGTTCCAGCGTGATGGCCGCCGATAAAATGGCGCCGCTTTCTTCCTCTGAACTACAGTCCCGGCAAGGCGCTATCGTCGATACCCGCCCCAGCGCCTTTTATAACGGCTGGCCTGAAGCCAGCGGCTCTGCATCCGGGCATGAAGCAGGTGCTTTAAACCTCTCTGCTTCATGGTTAAGCGAGATGAACGATAACGCGCTGAGCGGCTGGGCAGCCCGCCACGGGCTGAACACTAACCGGACAATTGCACTGTATGGCAGTAAAGACCAGGTAGAGGCTGTCAAACAGCGTCTTAACGCACTGGGCTATAACCAGGTAACCACCCTCTCTGATGCCTTAACCCAACCCGCGCGTCTTCAGCGCCTGGCCCACTATGAACAGCTGGTTTATCCGCAATGGATTGCCGACCTACAAGCTGGAAAAAACGTTGCTAACAAACCCGCAGGCGACTGGAAACTGTTGGAAGCAGGATGGGGACAGCCTAAAAAATACGTTCTGAGCCACATTCCCGGCGCTGACTATATTGATACCAATGAAGTGGAGAGCGAGCCGTTATGGAATAAAGTCTCCGACGAAAAACTGGCGCAGATGCTGTCCAGCCACGGTATCCGCCACGACACTACCGTGGTGCTATACGGTCGGGATGTCTATGCCGCCGCCCGCGTTGCGCAGATTATGCTGTATGCCGGTGTTAAAGACGTGAGGCTGCTGGACGGCGGCTGGCGCACCTGGTCAGACTCCGGCCTGCCGGTATCGCGCGGCTGGCCAGACAAAGTAACACCTACTCCTGAATTTGGTGCGTCAATTCCCGGTCAGCCGCAGATTATGACCGATATGAACCAGGCTAAAGCGATGCTCCACCGTCGCGATGCGTCATTGGTGAGTATTCGTTCATGGCCTGAATTTATCGGTACCACCAGCGGCTATAGCTACATTAAGCCGATGGGGGATATTGCCGGTGCTCGCTGGGGTCACGCCGGTAGCGATGCTACCCATATGGAGGATTTCCATAATCCGGACGGCACTATGCGTAGTGAATCCGATATCACCACTATGTGGCAGCACTGGAATATCACTAAAGATCAGCAGGTAGCCTTCTATTGCGGCACTGGCTGGCGCGCAGCCGAAGCGTTTATGTATGCGCGGGCCATGGGCTGGCCAAAAATTTCGCTCTATGACGGGGGCTGGTACGAGTGGAGTAGTTTCCCGAATAATCCAACGGTTAGCGGTGAACGCGGCCCGGATAAAATCTAA
- a CDS encoding exodeoxyribonuclease III encodes MTQTMKFVSFNINGLRARPHQLAAIVEQHQPDVIGLQETKVHDDMFPLEDVASLGYHVFYHGQKGHYGVALLTKAEPIAVRRGFPGDDDEAQRRIIMAQIPSSLGPLTVINGYFPQGESRDHPIKFPAKDAFYRNLQNYLETELTRDRPVLIMGDMNISPSDLDIGIGEENRKRWLRTGKCSFLPEEREWMGTLLNWGLTDTFRHANPETSDRFSWFDYRSKGFDDNRGLRIDLLLASDPLARCCVETGIDYQIRAMEKPSDHAPVWAKFAL; translated from the coding sequence GTGACCCAGACTATGAAATTTGTCTCATTTAATATCAACGGCCTGCGCGCCCGTCCTCATCAACTGGCGGCCATCGTTGAGCAGCATCAGCCGGACGTCATCGGTTTGCAGGAAACGAAGGTTCATGACGATATGTTCCCACTGGAAGATGTCGCCTCGCTGGGGTATCACGTCTTTTATCATGGTCAAAAGGGGCATTATGGCGTCGCGCTGCTGACCAAAGCAGAACCCATTGCCGTTCGCCGCGGTTTTCCAGGTGACGACGATGAGGCACAGCGCCGTATTATTATGGCCCAAATCCCCTCTTCTCTTGGCCCGCTGACCGTTATTAATGGCTACTTTCCTCAGGGCGAAAGCCGCGACCATCCGATTAAGTTTCCGGCTAAAGATGCGTTTTACCGCAATCTGCAAAACTATCTGGAAACCGAACTGACGCGCGATCGTCCAGTGCTGATTATGGGTGATATGAATATCAGCCCAAGCGATTTGGATATTGGCATTGGTGAGGAGAATCGCAAGCGCTGGCTGCGTACCGGAAAATGCTCATTCCTGCCGGAAGAACGCGAATGGATGGGGACCCTGCTTAACTGGGGGTTAACCGATACCTTCCGCCACGCTAATCCGGAAACCAGCGATCGTTTCTCATGGTTTGACTATCGTTCAAAAGGGTTTGATGACAACCGAGGGCTACGTATTGACCTGCTGCTGGCAAGCGACCCGCTGGCACGTTGCTGTGTCGAAACCGGTATTGACTATCAAATTCGCGCCATGGAAAAACCCTCCGATCACGCGCCGGTTTGGGCTAAATTCGCGCTGTAA
- the ynjC gene encoding thiamine ABC transporter permease, with translation MNRPATLIAGLLLCAIYIPLGPATQSLVAAVFSPQGWGGLLGDMQFSQALQASLVSTLISWGGALFIACLVIAGLWQTPRWTVIYRRLPFLLAIPHVAFASGLLLIFSQGGWLSQIWASWQPDADPLGIGLGLTLAIKESAFVLWVLGAALSRSQIHEAFILGRSLGYSRWRCFTRLILPQLRSELLWLSATLVAWSLFVVDVAMVTGPGNPPTLSVLAWVWMNQPSPEARLQGLQACLILMALFVAIMSLLWLLLRHTGGAPSPDNSHHKLMLPAGWIGSILVNISGYLCLLVLILTAITRTRFTGEGIPLIVSFEAWQDLSLTPLFNSLTLGLLVASAGMAVVICWLLAGGRGLWLLWLPLLLPAQPLILGQHRVLSWFGGSHSLLAVGWSHLLWAVPYMAFIVAPAWRKRDRRQETIGLSLGCPLWRVQLCLMLPQLARPLLAAFAVGFSVSIAQYLPGLFIGAGRVPTLTSEAVALSSGGDERLLAVHSLLQLALPLLTFSLCALAGIALSRRRRGLH, from the coding sequence ATGAACCGCCCCGCTACGCTTATTGCCGGGTTGCTGCTCTGCGCCATCTATATACCGCTTGGGCCTGCCACCCAAAGCCTGGTAGCGGCGGTTTTCAGCCCCCAGGGCTGGGGCGGCCTGCTCGGTGATATGCAATTCAGTCAGGCACTGCAGGCCAGCCTGGTCTCGACGCTGATAAGCTGGGGCGGCGCACTATTCATTGCCTGTTTAGTCATTGCCGGTCTGTGGCAAACGCCGCGCTGGACGGTCATATATCGCCGTCTCCCTTTTCTGCTGGCGATACCGCATGTGGCCTTTGCCAGCGGACTATTGCTGATCTTTTCCCAGGGCGGCTGGTTAAGTCAGATATGGGCCAGCTGGCAGCCTGACGCCGATCCTCTTGGCATAGGGCTCGGTCTGACGCTGGCAATTAAAGAAAGCGCATTTGTTTTATGGGTCCTCGGCGCGGCATTGAGCCGTTCTCAAATCCATGAGGCATTTATTCTTGGTCGCAGCCTTGGATATAGCCGCTGGCGCTGTTTCACCCGGTTGATTTTACCGCAATTGCGTTCAGAGCTGCTGTGGCTCAGCGCCACCCTCGTCGCCTGGTCGCTATTTGTGGTAGATGTCGCGATGGTTACTGGGCCGGGGAACCCGCCTACTCTGAGCGTCCTGGCATGGGTTTGGATGAACCAGCCATCCCCTGAGGCCAGACTACAGGGGCTTCAAGCCTGCCTAATTCTCATGGCGTTATTTGTAGCGATTATGAGTCTCTTGTGGCTGCTGCTACGTCATACTGGCGGTGCGCCATCGCCCGACAATTCCCATCATAAACTGATGCTGCCCGCCGGGTGGATTGGCAGCATCCTGGTCAATATCAGCGGCTATCTTTGCCTGCTGGTTCTGATTCTCACCGCCATAACCCGCACCCGTTTTACCGGGGAGGGAATACCGTTGATAGTTAGCTTCGAGGCCTGGCAGGATTTAAGCCTGACGCCGCTGTTCAATTCGTTAACGCTCGGGCTTTTGGTGGCAAGCGCAGGAATGGCGGTGGTTATCTGCTGGCTGCTGGCTGGCGGACGCGGCCTGTGGCTGCTTTGGCTACCGTTATTACTTCCGGCTCAGCCGCTGATACTCGGACAGCACCGGGTACTAAGCTGGTTTGGAGGCTCGCACTCACTGCTGGCGGTTGGCTGGAGCCATCTGCTTTGGGCCGTTCCCTATATGGCGTTTATTGTTGCCCCAGCGTGGCGCAAGCGCGATCGGCGTCAGGAAACCATCGGGCTTAGCCTCGGATGTCCCTTATGGCGGGTGCAACTATGCCTGATGCTCCCCCAACTGGCCCGCCCGTTGCTGGCGGCCTTTGCCGTTGGTTTTTCCGTAAGCATTGCCCAATATCTGCCGGGATTATTTATTGGTGCCGGACGGGTTCCTACTCTGACGAGTGAAGCGGTTGCATTAAGCAGCGGCGGTGATGAACGTCTGCTGGCCGTACACAGCCTGCTCCAGCTGGCACTTCCTCTATTAACCTTTAGCTTATGCGCGCTGGCAGGGATAGCCCTATCCCGCCGCCGCCGGGGATTACATTAA
- a CDS encoding ABC transporter substrate-binding protein, which translates to MGLTRIGRILTCALLSLTCLQAHAGQADWAQIKRQANGQTVWFNAWGGDPAINRYLDWVSDEMKRHYAIDLKVVHIADAGDVVTRISSEFRNGQTKGGSVDLLWINGENFRTLKQGNMLLEGWATSLPNYRYVDSRLPVSEDFALATDGAESPWGSAQLMFIARKSVISTPFADPDALLNWAEKNPGKLSYPRPPEFTGSAFLTQLLINLTGRPEALRHAPNPATQAVVMAPLWDYLTKLHPYLWREGRDFPASSGRMDTMLAQGVLAASLTFNPAHAHHLVLDGKLPPDSIAFGFRRGMIGNIHFVAIPRNARSQAAAQVVANFLLSPAAQWRKAQPQIWGDPSVLYPAALPAPWNKRLGDIAATARPLTVISEPNAAWIPLIEHEWQQRYGSH; encoded by the coding sequence ATGGGATTAACCCGCATTGGCCGCATTCTCACATGCGCGCTGCTCTCTCTGACGTGCCTTCAGGCTCATGCCGGACAGGCAGACTGGGCGCAAATAAAACGCCAGGCAAACGGTCAAACCGTCTGGTTTAACGCATGGGGCGGCGACCCGGCGATTAACCGCTATCTCGACTGGGTAAGCGACGAGATGAAGCGCCATTACGCCATCGATCTCAAAGTGGTACATATTGCTGATGCCGGTGATGTGGTGACCCGTATTAGCTCGGAGTTTCGCAATGGCCAGACCAAAGGCGGCTCGGTCGATTTGCTCTGGATTAATGGTGAAAACTTCCGCACACTGAAGCAAGGGAATATGCTGCTGGAAGGCTGGGCCACCTCGCTGCCCAATTATCGTTATGTCGACAGCCGCCTGCCGGTTAGTGAAGATTTTGCCCTGGCCACCGATGGTGCCGAGTCGCCATGGGGCAGTGCTCAGCTTATGTTTATCGCCCGGAAAAGCGTTATCAGTACGCCATTTGCTGACCCGGACGCCCTGCTGAATTGGGCAGAAAAAAATCCAGGTAAACTAAGCTATCCGCGCCCCCCCGAATTTACCGGCAGCGCCTTTCTGACCCAATTGCTGATAAACCTGACCGGCCGGCCGGAAGCGCTGCGCCATGCCCCCAATCCTGCGACCCAGGCCGTCGTTATGGCGCCTTTATGGGATTATCTGACAAAATTGCATCCCTACTTATGGCGCGAGGGGCGCGATTTCCCAGCCAGCAGCGGCCGCATGGATACCATGCTGGCCCAGGGTGTGCTGGCAGCCTCCTTGACCTTTAACCCGGCACACGCCCATCACCTGGTTTTAGACGGCAAACTGCCGCCCGATAGTATCGCATTTGGTTTTCGCCGCGGAATGATAGGCAATATTCATTTTGTGGCAATCCCGCGAAATGCCCGTTCTCAGGCCGCAGCCCAGGTCGTGGCTAACTTTTTACTTTCACCCGCCGCCCAGTGGCGTAAGGCTCAGCCGCAAATTTGGGGCGATCCTAGCGTGCTTTACCCGGCGGCACTCCCTGCGCCGTGGAATAAACGCCTCGGCGATATAGCCGCTACCGCTCGTCCATTAACGGTTATCAGCGAGCCAAACGCCGCGTGGATCCCACTTATCGAACATGAATGGCAACAGCGTTACGGGTCCCACTAG
- a CDS encoding TVP38/TMEM64 family protein codes for MTSGQLRPWLLACGLLAIIAAIIYLLPPQALSLEGMQHYQRLCEQFFIRSPWLTVTLYFCLYVLLTALSIPGATLMTLLGGACFHLPLGTLLVSFASTAGATLAMLISRYYLRDRVQRRFATQLVKVNQGIERDGAYYLFALRLMPLFPFFVVNLIMGLTTLSVRRFWWVSQLGMLPATLVYVNAGQQLAAINRLSDIVSPAMMLTFILLGALPLLSRLIVKRLITR; via the coding sequence ATGACCTCAGGACAGTTACGCCCCTGGCTTTTAGCCTGCGGGCTGCTGGCAATAATTGCCGCTATCATTTATCTGCTTCCTCCTCAGGCGCTAAGCCTTGAGGGGATGCAACATTATCAGCGGCTGTGCGAGCAATTTTTTATTCGCTCTCCGTGGCTGACGGTAACCCTCTATTTTTGCCTGTACGTACTACTTACCGCGCTATCTATTCCCGGTGCAACCCTGATGACGCTATTGGGAGGCGCCTGTTTTCATCTTCCGCTGGGTACGTTACTGGTCTCTTTTGCATCAACCGCCGGAGCAACGCTGGCCATGCTTATCAGCCGTTATTATCTGCGTGACAGGGTGCAGCGCCGGTTCGCCACACAGCTGGTCAAAGTTAATCAAGGAATCGAACGTGACGGGGCTTACTATCTTTTTGCTCTGCGCTTGATGCCGCTGTTTCCGTTCTTTGTGGTGAACCTGATAATGGGCCTGACCACCCTATCGGTACGCCGCTTTTGGTGGGTGAGCCAGCTCGGCATGCTGCCCGCTACCCTCGTTTACGTTAATGCCGGACAACAGCTGGCCGCCATTAACAGGCTGAGCGATATTGTGTCACCGGCAATGATGCTAACTTTTATTCTGCTAGGGGCTCTGCCGCTGCTGTCGCGTCTGATAGTAAAACGTCTGATTACCCGTTAA